In Synergistes jonesii, one DNA window encodes the following:
- a CDS encoding ISNCY family transposase: MMSMTNDEARRVRIIGAASSGLVTNGEASEQLGISIRQIIRLKASFARNGARGMVHGNAGRKPRHALSDEVKTRIVELFEGRYFDYNFSHFTERLNEAEGMSVSRSSVFRVLKGAGIKSKKAVKHKAKQHRPRPRKTTAGIMWQTDASRHKWFGEEHGYATLHAYIDDATGVVTGAFFTETECMRGYAAALEQGMLAYGLPLSIYSDRHTIFRSPKELTDDEILSGTELPLSNFGKALYELGIKQITAHSPQAKGRIERLWNTFQDRLIAELRFSSITNIADANKMIAEGFISDYNRRFAVLPHEDGSACMPFDRSIDLGLVFSIRDTRRAGGGNTISYKGEIYTPEDEKSPVFVRGRILEVRETFDGAVYVIQNGMPVLMKKVFRAQKAIDVGVKKKAGAVSPHKPASDHPWRGGFKIKPAIYNNTQTGRE; the protein is encoded by the coding sequence ATGATGAGTATGACAAACGATGAAGCGAGAAGGGTAAGGATTATAGGAGCCGCGTCATCAGGCTTAGTGACTAATGGTGAGGCATCTGAACAGCTTGGTATTTCTATAAGACAAATCATAAGGCTAAAAGCCAGCTTTGCCAGAAACGGCGCAAGGGGGATGGTGCATGGAAACGCGGGACGGAAGCCGAGGCACGCTCTTTCAGATGAGGTTAAAACGAGGATTGTCGAGCTGTTTGAGGGGAGGTATTTTGACTATAATTTCTCTCATTTCACTGAACGCCTGAACGAAGCGGAGGGAATGTCTGTGAGCCGTTCTTCGGTGTTCCGTGTGCTTAAAGGAGCCGGTATAAAGAGCAAGAAGGCGGTGAAGCATAAAGCAAAACAGCACCGGCCGCGTCCAAGGAAGACGACCGCCGGTATTATGTGGCAGACCGATGCAAGCAGACACAAGTGGTTTGGTGAAGAACACGGATATGCAACTTTGCACGCATATATAGACGATGCGACAGGGGTCGTTACAGGGGCGTTCTTTACTGAAACTGAATGTATGCGCGGCTATGCCGCGGCGCTGGAACAAGGGATGCTTGCATATGGATTGCCTCTGTCCATATACAGCGACCGCCATACTATATTCCGTTCGCCCAAGGAGTTGACCGACGATGAGATTTTGAGCGGAACGGAGCTGCCGCTGTCAAACTTCGGCAAGGCGCTGTATGAGCTTGGTATAAAGCAGATAACGGCGCACAGCCCTCAGGCCAAGGGACGTATAGAAAGGCTCTGGAATACATTTCAGGACAGGCTCATCGCCGAATTGAGGTTTTCATCCATCACAAACATCGCTGACGCTAATAAGATGATAGCGGAAGGTTTTATCAGCGACTATAACCGCAGGTTTGCAGTGCTGCCGCATGAGGACGGTAGCGCCTGCATGCCTTTTGACAGAAGCATCGATCTCGGACTTGTTTTCTCCATAAGGGACACGAGAAGGGCCGGCGGGGGGAATACCATATCATACAAAGGGGAGATATATACTCCAGAGGATGAAAAGAGCCCCGTATTTGTTCGTGGAAGAATACTGGAAGTCAGGGAAACCTTTGACGGGGCCGTTTACGTCATACAAAACGGCATGCCAGTCCTAATGAAGAAGGTGTTTAGGGCGCAAAAAGCGATCGATGTAGGCGTGAAAAAGAAAGCAGGCGCTGTGTCA